The following proteins are co-located in the Polystyrenella longa genome:
- the tilS gene encoding tRNA lysidine(34) synthetase TilS, with protein MTNKFLNQLEKGARKAGMIQGKVLVGVSGGPDSVALLRGLSELRQFLQIELRAAHLDHQLRGEESAQDARWVEQFCEQLGIPLTSEKIDICGYAESKRIGIEAGARQARYQFLRKTASQENCGLIALAHHADDQVETVLHHFLRGTGLRGLAGMKWRRKLDDGLWLVRPMLEMRQHEIEASLARWQQESREDSTNLETHYTRNRLRHELIPLLEDSFNGQVSDAILSLSRQAFESQEFIREAAEKALDVAAIEQTRQACRISKTAFAGVPRHLIREAFVELWRRHDWPRQQMNFTQWDRLAGIVLGEAEGGTFPGPIDVKRVRKELHLSYRGRADS; from the coding sequence ATGACAAATAAATTCCTGAATCAGCTTGAAAAAGGGGCCCGGAAGGCGGGGATGATCCAAGGGAAGGTCCTGGTGGGAGTTTCTGGAGGACCGGACAGTGTTGCCTTACTACGCGGGTTAAGTGAACTTCGGCAGTTCTTGCAAATTGAATTACGCGCGGCTCATCTCGATCACCAACTACGAGGTGAGGAATCCGCGCAGGACGCTAGATGGGTGGAGCAGTTTTGCGAGCAGCTGGGTATTCCGTTGACGTCGGAAAAAATTGATATCTGTGGTTATGCAGAAAGTAAACGCATCGGAATTGAAGCGGGAGCGCGGCAGGCCCGATATCAATTCTTACGAAAGACTGCCAGCCAGGAGAACTGCGGCTTGATTGCACTGGCTCATCACGCAGACGATCAGGTGGAGACTGTGCTGCATCATTTCCTGCGAGGAACGGGATTGCGTGGTTTGGCGGGCATGAAATGGCGACGAAAGTTGGATGACGGTCTCTGGCTGGTACGACCCATGCTGGAGATGCGACAGCATGAAATCGAAGCATCACTCGCTAGGTGGCAGCAGGAAAGTCGCGAAGACAGTACGAATCTGGAAACGCATTATACTCGGAATCGATTACGACATGAATTGATTCCGCTATTGGAAGATTCATTCAATGGCCAAGTCTCCGATGCAATTCTCTCGCTAAGCCGGCAGGCATTCGAAAGTCAGGAGTTCATTCGCGAGGCCGCAGAGAAAGCATTAGATGTGGCCGCGATAGAACAAACGCGTCAAGCGTGTCGCATTTCAAAAACGGCTTTTGCTGGTGTTCCTCGACATCTTATTCGCGAAGCCTTCGTCGAACTTTGGCGACGGCATGATTGGCCTCGGCAGCAGATGAATTTCACTCAGTGGGATCGGTTGGCAGGAATCGTCTTGGGCGAGGCGGAAGGGGGAACTTTTCCCGGCCCGATTGATGTAAAGCGGGTTCGCAAAGAACTGCATCTGTCCTACCGTGGAAGAGCTGATAGTTAA
- the groL gene encoding chaperonin GroEL (60 kDa chaperone family; promotes refolding of misfolded polypeptides especially under stressful conditions; forms two stacked rings of heptamers to form a barrel-shaped 14mer; ends can be capped by GroES; misfolded proteins enter the barrel where they are refolded when GroES binds), giving the protein MAKIIAFDQEAQEAMRRGISKLAKTVGVTLGPRGRNVIIQKSFGSPTVTKDGVTVAREIELSDKFEDMGARMVREVASKTSDIAGDGTTTATIMAEAIYNEGLKAVVAGVSPIAMKRGMDKAVSDIVENLHSMATDCKTKKAIAQVGTVASNGDTEIGAILAEAMEQVGKDGVITVEEGKSLTTDFEVVEGMQFDRGYLSPYFVTDQQSMECVLEDAYVLIHEKKVTNIKDLVPVLEKVVNANKPLLIIAEDVEGEALATLVINKLRGTFNCVAVKAPGYGDRRKAMLQDIAIMVGGQAIFDDLGIKLENIQLSDLGRAKKIVIDKENTTIIEGSGKGADIKDRITQIRREVENSSSDYDKEKLEERIAKLSGGVAQVNVGAATESEMKEKKARVEDALHATRAAVEEGILPGGGVALLRASRSVKPGKVSHDEEVGFNIILRACRAPLTRIANNAGVDGSVICEKVAELDGNKGYNAADDKFEDLVKAGIIDPTKVTRTALQNAASVSTLLLTSDALIAEKPEAGKSGGDSDLY; this is encoded by the coding sequence ATGGCAAAGATAATTGCCTTTGATCAAGAAGCCCAGGAAGCGATGCGACGTGGTATTAGTAAGCTCGCGAAAACCGTGGGCGTTACCTTAGGACCGCGCGGTCGCAATGTCATCATTCAGAAAAGCTTTGGTTCCCCTACCGTCACGAAAGACGGTGTCACTGTCGCTCGCGAAATCGAACTGAGCGACAAGTTTGAAGACATGGGAGCCCGCATGGTTCGCGAAGTGGCCAGCAAAACTTCTGACATTGCCGGCGACGGAACCACTACTGCGACGATCATGGCTGAAGCGATCTACAACGAAGGCCTTAAAGCCGTTGTTGCCGGTGTCAGCCCCATCGCGATGAAACGCGGAATGGACAAAGCAGTTTCCGACATCGTTGAAAATCTTCATTCTATGGCCACCGATTGCAAAACCAAGAAAGCAATCGCCCAGGTCGGTACTGTCGCTTCCAATGGCGATACTGAAATCGGTGCAATCCTCGCCGAAGCCATGGAACAAGTTGGCAAAGATGGTGTCATCACTGTCGAAGAAGGCAAAAGCCTGACGACCGACTTCGAAGTAGTCGAAGGTATGCAGTTCGATCGTGGTTACCTCAGCCCTTACTTCGTGACAGATCAGCAGAGCATGGAATGTGTTCTGGAAGACGCTTACGTCTTGATCCACGAGAAAAAAGTGACGAATATTAAAGACCTCGTTCCTGTTCTGGAAAAGGTCGTTAACGCTAACAAACCACTCTTGATTATTGCTGAAGATGTCGAAGGCGAAGCCCTGGCAACTCTCGTAATTAACAAACTTCGCGGAACCTTCAACTGTGTTGCTGTCAAAGCTCCTGGTTACGGCGATCGTCGTAAAGCCATGCTGCAGGACATCGCGATCATGGTTGGTGGCCAGGCGATCTTCGATGACTTGGGAATCAAACTGGAAAACATCCAGTTGTCCGACCTCGGTCGTGCCAAGAAAATCGTGATCGACAAAGAGAACACTACGATCATCGAAGGTTCTGGCAAAGGTGCCGACATCAAAGATCGTATCACTCAGATTCGTCGTGAAGTCGAAAATTCCTCCAGTGATTACGACAAAGAAAAATTGGAAGAGCGAATCGCCAAACTTTCTGGCGGTGTTGCTCAGGTTAACGTCGGAGCCGCTACCGAAAGCGAAATGAAAGAGAAAAAAGCTCGCGTGGAAGATGCACTTCACGCCACACGTGCTGCTGTTGAAGAAGGTATTCTGCCAGGTGGTGGCGTCGCTCTTCTCCGTGCTTCTCGTAGCGTCAAGCCGGGTAAAGTTAGCCACGACGAAGAAGTTGGCTTCAATATCATCCTGCGTGCTTGCCGTGCTCCACTGACTCGAATTGCAAACAACGCTGGCGTTGACGGTAGCGTGATTTGCGAGAAAGTCGCTGAACTCGATGGCAACAAAGGATACAACGCTGCAGACGACAAGTTCGAAGACTTGGTCAAAGCGGGTATTATCGACCCAACCAAAGTAACCCGTACTGCTCTGCAGAACGCGGCTTCTGTTTCTACTCTGCTGCTGACGAGCGATGCTTTGATCGCTGAAAAACCAGAAGCAGGTAAAAGTGGCGGCGATTCCGATCTTTACTAA
- the pyrF gene encoding orotidine-5'-phosphate decarboxylase produces MTAYLIRPVLPEDPDSMSSTYIARLNQLTQQKKTAALVGLDPRFDQLPEEIVKKAKANHSDPNEMVAAAFEEFCKRLIDVVAPLVPAVKPQAAFYEEWGPAGSRTLCRVIQYARKQGLLVICDGKRNDIGSTATAYAHAYLAGSDPEASPWGADALTVNPYMGSDTLEPFIKVAKERGAGLYVLVRTSNPGSGRFQNLEADGKPIYEHVAAEVEAFASQAELSEGYSSIGAVVGATYPAELEALRTQMPHVPFLVPGYGSQGGTSADVASAFDTGGLGALINSSRGINFAYNKPVYQEKFGPDQWEEAVHQATLDMIDDLATHTPVKALG; encoded by the coding sequence ATGACAGCTTATCTGATTCGCCCTGTTTTACCAGAGGACCCTGACTCCATGAGTTCGACCTATATCGCACGACTAAATCAATTGACGCAACAAAAGAAAACAGCGGCGCTCGTTGGGCTGGATCCACGATTTGATCAACTACCGGAAGAGATTGTGAAGAAAGCAAAAGCGAATCATTCCGATCCGAACGAAATGGTGGCTGCAGCCTTTGAAGAATTCTGCAAACGGTTGATCGACGTCGTTGCGCCTCTTGTTCCAGCGGTAAAGCCCCAAGCTGCCTTTTATGAAGAGTGGGGACCGGCAGGTTCACGAACATTGTGCCGAGTGATTCAGTATGCACGAAAGCAGGGATTGCTCGTCATTTGTGATGGTAAACGAAACGACATAGGTTCGACGGCGACCGCTTATGCTCATGCCTATCTGGCCGGGAGCGATCCGGAAGCTTCTCCCTGGGGGGCGGACGCACTGACAGTGAATCCCTATATGGGAAGCGATACGTTGGAGCCGTTCATCAAAGTAGCCAAAGAACGGGGAGCCGGGTTGTATGTGTTGGTGCGAACCAGTAACCCTGGATCGGGACGATTTCAAAATCTGGAAGCCGACGGGAAACCGATTTACGAACATGTCGCCGCCGAAGTGGAAGCATTCGCCAGTCAAGCAGAACTGAGCGAAGGTTACAGCTCGATTGGCGCCGTTGTCGGAGCAACTTATCCCGCTGAACTGGAAGCGTTGCGAACACAAATGCCCCACGTTCCCTTTCTCGTACCCGGTTACGGAAGCCAGGGCGGAACGTCGGCCGATGTCGCTTCTGCCTTTGATACCGGAGGATTGGGGGCGCTCATCAACAGTTCTCGTGGAATCAACTTCGCATACAACAAACCTGTTTATCAGGAGAAGTTTGGACCGGATCAATGGGAGGAAGCGGTGCACCAGGCAACTCTCGATATGATCGACGACCTCGCGACACACACGCCCGTGAAAGCACTTGGTTAA
- a CDS encoding ligand-binding sensor domain-containing protein has translation MKRHSLNKGFSWLVLAGLVIGTTLATIEPLQAKPPIRGTGKGEVVGEYLQQVAVQYTKEEGLPSKDILCLAADNGIFAGTAKGIAQFEGSTWKTVLKTSSPVVALTTLGDTVFYATQTEIGQLGVDDKAIATIRDGVTITEMLLTPEGLYISSNEGLDLLPNGSSEQVEVKAFNDILPPETTVNQLAYSEGRGLAIASTNGLYLYSAKDNQAARIHAATAAGGWFLADVRGVGFDSQGQLRVAAPQGIAFETQEGWDLLTGSEGLPYNDFTKLAVGSKDDVWYATHIGAVHRYDDIWEYRQGRRWILDDDIRDVVVTPNGYSWFATAKGVSCIKLVPMTLREKADFFNAEIEKYHLRTEYGYVDSVRMKEPGVKIVDNQKHDSDNDGLWTSMYGAAHAFEYAVTKTPESKARANKAFRAIGFLSEVPQGGKHSPPFGFPARTILPTSGRNPNDHDSVEHDKEKREKDPDHLWKVLDPRWPVSADGQWYWKTDTSSDELDGHYFFYGAYYDLVAETEEEKSYCREVVDRVSTHLIEHDYALVDHDGQPTRWGQFGPHMINTDKMTDLRGLNAISLLAYIKTAYHVTGDPKYQEHYEKLLYEHDYFTNVLHPKWQNGPGTGNQSDDEMAFMCYYNLFQYETDPKLIKQYTRSMNRYFLQEQYELCPLFNFIYALNYYSTRFYWPEAIGDEIIPEAIDSLKRYPLDRFRWSMKNSHRLDMVHVQKHVIRQRNRGYLYNGYALPIDERFVEHWNHDPWRMDVHGNGTELADGASFLLPYYMGVYHGYVIEDPSSASPTSGSASEE, from the coding sequence GTGAAGCGGCATTCTCTTAACAAAGGCTTCAGCTGGCTGGTGCTGGCTGGACTCGTGATCGGCACAACCCTGGCGACGATTGAACCACTTCAGGCTAAACCGCCAATACGCGGCACGGGTAAAGGCGAAGTGGTAGGCGAGTACCTGCAACAGGTCGCCGTGCAGTACACCAAAGAGGAAGGACTCCCCTCAAAAGACATTCTTTGCCTCGCTGCGGACAATGGAATTTTTGCTGGAACGGCAAAAGGCATTGCCCAGTTCGAAGGTTCCACTTGGAAAACCGTACTGAAAACCTCCTCGCCCGTCGTCGCACTGACCACTCTCGGTGATACCGTGTTCTACGCGACGCAAACGGAGATAGGCCAACTGGGCGTAGACGATAAAGCAATCGCCACCATCCGCGACGGAGTCACGATCACTGAAATGCTTCTGACCCCGGAAGGGCTTTACATCAGCAGCAACGAAGGTCTCGATCTCCTTCCCAACGGTTCCTCAGAACAAGTGGAAGTCAAAGCGTTCAACGATATTCTTCCACCAGAAACGACTGTCAACCAACTTGCCTACTCGGAAGGTCGAGGATTGGCGATTGCGTCTACCAACGGACTTTATCTGTACTCCGCAAAAGACAACCAGGCCGCACGAATTCACGCAGCCACGGCAGCAGGAGGATGGTTCCTCGCTGATGTCCGGGGAGTTGGATTCGATTCTCAAGGCCAGCTGCGCGTTGCCGCTCCTCAGGGAATCGCTTTTGAAACTCAAGAAGGCTGGGACTTACTGACTGGGTCCGAAGGACTTCCCTACAACGACTTCACCAAACTGGCAGTCGGTTCCAAAGACGACGTCTGGTACGCAACCCACATCGGAGCCGTGCATCGATACGACGACATCTGGGAATATCGTCAGGGACGCCGCTGGATCCTAGATGACGACATTCGCGACGTCGTGGTGACTCCTAACGGTTACTCCTGGTTTGCAACCGCCAAAGGAGTCAGTTGCATCAAGCTTGTTCCGATGACGCTGCGTGAAAAAGCAGACTTCTTTAACGCGGAGATCGAAAAATATCACTTGCGAACGGAATACGGTTATGTTGATTCGGTCCGCATGAAAGAACCGGGCGTTAAGATTGTCGACAACCAGAAACACGACAGCGACAACGACGGACTCTGGACAAGCATGTACGGTGCGGCTCATGCTTTTGAATACGCCGTGACCAAAACACCAGAATCCAAAGCACGAGCAAATAAAGCATTCCGAGCGATCGGCTTTCTGAGTGAAGTCCCCCAGGGAGGCAAACATTCCCCTCCCTTTGGTTTCCCCGCACGCACCATTCTCCCCACTTCCGGCCGCAATCCGAACGACCATGACTCAGTCGAACATGATAAAGAGAAACGAGAAAAGGACCCGGACCACCTTTGGAAAGTTCTCGATCCCCGCTGGCCTGTCAGTGCAGATGGCCAATGGTACTGGAAAACCGATACCAGTTCTGACGAACTCGACGGCCACTATTTCTTCTACGGAGCGTACTACGACCTGGTCGCTGAAACTGAAGAAGAGAAATCTTACTGCCGTGAAGTTGTCGACCGTGTCTCGACTCACCTGATCGAGCATGATTACGCCCTTGTCGACCACGATGGCCAACCGACCCGCTGGGGCCAGTTCGGTCCGCACATGATTAACACGGACAAAATGACTGACCTGCGTGGTCTTAATGCCATCAGCCTGCTGGCTTACATCAAAACGGCTTATCATGTGACTGGCGATCCGAAATACCAGGAGCATTACGAAAAGCTGCTCTACGAGCACGACTACTTCACTAACGTGCTCCATCCTAAATGGCAGAACGGCCCTGGAACCGGTAACCAGTCCGACGATGAAATGGCCTTCATGTGTTACTACAACCTGTTCCAGTACGAAACCGATCCAAAACTGATTAAACAGTACACCCGGTCAATGAATCGTTACTTCCTGCAGGAACAGTACGAGTTGTGCCCCCTGTTCAACTTCATTTATGCGTTGAACTATTACTCAACCCGCTTCTACTGGCCCGAGGCCATCGGTGACGAAATCATTCCTGAAGCGATTGATTCGCTGAAACGGTATCCGCTGGATCGCTTCCGCTGGAGCATGAAGAACAGTCACCGACTCGACATGGTTCACGTCCAGAAGCACGTCATCCGACAACGAAACCGAGGCTATCTCTACAATGGGTATGCGTTGCCAATTGACGAACGATTTGTAGAGCACTGGAATCACGATCCGTGGCGTATGGATGTCCATGGTAATGGAACAGAACTGGCCGATGGCGCATCGTTCCTGCTCCCCTATTACATGGGCGTTTATCATGGGTATGTAATCGAAGACCCCAGTTCCGCCAGCCCTACCAGCGGAAGTGCGTCGGAAGAGTAA
- a CDS encoding LysM peptidoglycan-binding domain-containing protein — protein MHRDKKLGLALALMVIGIGTAFCFKQDLSQLSEGSFFEGAFTGGTKTEPVAPISPSPDIDGMGNLASSTPEPRDPFNFSEPGNPERALSNGLPSSPDLDRASRRKQNDSFAHSVSKSYRSPDWNDSPGTSPAKDSRDANSNLMANSSGRELPSRNYHVPEHNSDWDSPQANHPENTTDTRDLTARTAPSGRTPSENRSSPFESETHFTAYPELLNESDQRENSYRKEPAPEEVARRQPTRQNVSDNGSQRPRLNQSIVTLDETFDPFGESIDTKPATGSSSSMGRTTSPSQYRNDAVAPREVAQTAPTARPLEERAISPLGEDTMLVHEVRRAETLSGISARYLGSAHQFMQIFEANRDVLKSPHDIRVGMKLRIPRAESSQQATQPRRQEVGAKLDPQRVSQSWHQEPVESLPEPSNPTRNEPLGPYNSNEDKFVPVRRYPFGN, from the coding sequence ATGCATCGCGATAAAAAATTAGGTCTAGCATTGGCATTGATGGTCATCGGCATCGGAACGGCATTCTGTTTCAAACAGGATCTTTCCCAGTTGTCGGAAGGCTCCTTTTTTGAGGGCGCCTTTACAGGCGGAACCAAGACAGAACCCGTTGCTCCAATCTCCCCAAGCCCTGATATTGATGGCATGGGTAACCTTGCGAGTTCCACGCCAGAACCTCGTGACCCGTTCAACTTCAGCGAACCCGGGAATCCCGAACGAGCCCTCAGCAATGGCCTGCCAAGTAGCCCGGATCTGGACCGTGCGAGTCGTCGGAAGCAAAACGATTCGTTCGCGCATTCGGTGAGTAAATCGTACCGGTCGCCCGACTGGAATGATTCTCCCGGGACTTCTCCAGCTAAAGACAGCCGCGATGCGAATTCGAACTTAATGGCCAATTCATCAGGTCGTGAACTACCTTCCCGTAACTATCATGTTCCGGAACACAATTCAGACTGGGACAGTCCCCAAGCCAATCATCCGGAGAATACCACGGACACTCGCGACCTGACGGCTCGCACAGCCCCATCAGGTCGTACCCCCTCAGAAAATCGTTCTTCGCCATTTGAATCAGAAACTCATTTCACGGCTTACCCGGAACTTCTTAATGAATCGGACCAACGTGAGAATTCTTACCGGAAAGAACCTGCACCGGAAGAAGTTGCTCGTCGTCAACCTACTCGTCAGAACGTATCCGATAATGGTTCACAACGTCCTCGGTTGAATCAGTCGATCGTAACACTGGACGAAACATTCGATCCATTTGGAGAATCTATCGATACCAAACCCGCAACGGGTTCGTCGAGTTCGATGGGGCGCACAACCAGTCCCAGCCAATACCGCAACGACGCTGTCGCACCGCGTGAAGTCGCGCAAACCGCTCCCACGGCGAGGCCACTGGAAGAACGGGCGATCTCTCCTTTGGGTGAGGACACGATGCTCGTTCACGAAGTCCGGCGAGCAGAAACTCTGTCCGGTATCTCAGCACGTTACCTGGGAAGCGCACACCAATTCATGCAGATTTTTGAAGCCAACCGCGACGTACTAAAGAGTCCGCATGATATTCGCGTCGGGATGAAGCTACGCATTCCACGAGCGGAATCGAGTCAACAGGCGACTCAACCCCGGCGACAAGAAGTTGGGGCTAAACTCGACCCGCAACGAGTTTCCCAGTCTTGGCATCAGGAACCGGTAGAATCGTTACCCGAACCTTCAAATCCAACGAGAAATGAACCCCTGGGACCCTACAACAGCAACGAGGACAAGTTCGTCCCGGTTCGGCGATATCCGTTTGGGAATTAA
- the glgB gene encoding 1,4-alpha-glucan branching protein GlgB yields the protein MSRPISESKPAAKSSNFRVDNPFHWTLYRSLGAHLEEQNGKQGVHFSVWAPNATEVSVISDRNGWQVGKHSLHASELGVWSGFFPDYTTGETYKFALRTRWGQILEKSDPYAFSGELRPNTASVISDLSTYAWNDDEWIKNRDSKTWINEPVSTYEVHLGSWRIPTDGRTYYNYRELAPMLVEYVKNLGYTHLQLMPINEYPFDGSWGYQATGYFAPTSRFGTPQDFMYFVDYCHQHEIGVLIDWVPAHFPTDAHSLGRFDGTSLYEHDDPRQGFHPDWNTNIFNYGREEVRNFLLSSAHFWPEMYHIDGLRVDAVASMLYLDYSRNEGEWIPNRYGGRENLEAIEFMREVNTKLHGDFPGIMTVAEESTSFGGVSRPTYDGGLGFTMKWDMGWMNDTLRYMRRDSIYRSHHQNELSFRMVYAFTENFVLPLSHDEVVHGKRSLISQMPGDYWQQFANLRMLYTYQYFMPGKKLLFMGGELAQWTEWNHDTEIDWALQEFDKHQGISELIKDLNTIYTDEPALHVNDCHSEGFAWIQCDDSANCVYAFIRYGNDDDLPIVVLANYTPVPRPGYRIGLPQPGYYQEVFNSDSTRYGGSGVDNEGGIYSEPIDAHGQKHSLAVTLPPLSIVAFKPLVPAKSISRPASGNGKQAKKK from the coding sequence ATGTCACGCCCAATATCTGAATCGAAGCCGGCTGCGAAATCATCAAACTTTCGAGTTGATAATCCGTTCCACTGGACGCTCTACCGTTCTCTGGGCGCTCACCTCGAAGAACAGAACGGCAAACAGGGAGTCCATTTTTCGGTCTGGGCCCCCAATGCAACCGAAGTCTCTGTAATCTCCGATCGAAACGGATGGCAAGTGGGTAAACATTCGCTCCATGCCAGCGAACTTGGTGTCTGGTCGGGATTCTTCCCCGATTACACTACGGGTGAAACCTATAAATTCGCCCTTCGCACTCGCTGGGGCCAGATTCTCGAAAAATCAGACCCTTACGCATTCTCAGGCGAGCTCCGTCCCAATACTGCCTCAGTCATCAGCGATCTTTCCACTTATGCTTGGAATGACGACGAGTGGATCAAAAATCGCGACAGTAAAACATGGATCAATGAGCCGGTTTCGACGTACGAAGTTCATCTCGGGTCCTGGCGTATTCCCACAGATGGCCGCACGTATTACAACTATCGCGAACTGGCACCGATGCTGGTGGAGTACGTCAAGAACCTCGGGTACACCCACCTGCAGCTAATGCCTATCAACGAATACCCGTTTGATGGTTCCTGGGGATATCAGGCAACAGGATATTTTGCACCCACCAGCCGATTCGGTACCCCTCAAGACTTCATGTATTTTGTCGACTACTGCCATCAGCACGAGATTGGGGTGTTGATCGACTGGGTCCCGGCACACTTTCCGACTGACGCACACTCGCTCGGACGTTTCGACGGAACTTCGCTTTACGAGCACGACGATCCTAGACAAGGTTTCCATCCCGACTGGAACACCAACATCTTTAATTACGGTCGGGAAGAAGTTCGCAACTTCCTGTTGTCCAGTGCCCACTTCTGGCCAGAGATGTACCACATTGACGGACTTCGAGTCGATGCGGTCGCCTCCATGCTGTATCTGGACTACTCACGTAACGAAGGGGAATGGATTCCGAACCGATATGGCGGTCGCGAAAACCTCGAAGCCATCGAATTTATGCGAGAAGTGAATACCAAGTTACATGGCGACTTCCCCGGCATCATGACGGTCGCAGAAGAATCGACTTCATTTGGCGGTGTTTCCCGTCCAACTTATGATGGTGGACTCGGTTTCACCATGAAATGGGATATGGGATGGATGAATGATACCCTGCGGTACATGCGCCGGGATTCAATCTATCGTTCTCATCATCAGAACGAACTCAGTTTCCGTATGGTTTACGCCTTCACCGAGAACTTCGTTCTGCCCCTTTCACACGACGAAGTCGTGCATGGTAAACGGTCTCTGATATCTCAAATGCCAGGGGATTACTGGCAGCAGTTTGCCAACCTGCGAATGCTTTATACTTACCAGTACTTCATGCCCGGTAAAAAGCTCCTCTTTATGGGTGGCGAGTTAGCCCAATGGACGGAGTGGAATCACGATACCGAAATCGACTGGGCCTTGCAGGAGTTTGACAAACATCAGGGCATCAGCGAACTGATTAAAGACCTGAACACGATCTACACCGACGAACCTGCCCTGCATGTGAACGATTGTCACAGCGAAGGGTTCGCCTGGATTCAATGCGACGACAGTGCAAACTGCGTCTATGCCTTCATTCGCTATGGAAACGATGACGATCTTCCTATCGTCGTCCTCGCGAATTACACGCCCGTTCCCCGACCCGGATACCGAATCGGTTTGCCTCAACCTGGTTATTACCAGGAAGTCTTCAATAGCGACAGTACCCGTTACGGTGGGTCCGGAGTCGATAACGAAGGAGGAATCTACAGCGAACCGATTGATGCGCATGGCCAGAAGCATAGCCTGGCTGTCACCTTGCCTCCTCTGTCGATTGTCGCCTTCAAACCGCTGGTCCCCGCTAAGTCGATCAGCCGTCCCGCTTCCGGAAATGGAAAACAGGCGAAAAAGAAATAG
- the groES gene encoding co-chaperone GroES has translation MAKTAAKSKSAVQLIPLGDRVVVKRAETEEQTAGGIFLPDSAQNKPQRGEVVAVGDGHVRDDGTKVPLTVKEGDRVLFNSYAPEEIKLGDEEYLLMRESDILATF, from the coding sequence ATGGCTAAGACCGCTGCGAAGTCCAAGTCTGCCGTTCAGCTTATTCCGCTTGGAGACCGCGTGGTGGTGAAAAGAGCAGAAACCGAAGAGCAAACTGCTGGCGGTATTTTTCTGCCCGATTCAGCCCAAAACAAACCACAACGGGGCGAAGTTGTCGCCGTCGGAGATGGACACGTCCGTGACGATGGAACGAAAGTTCCTCTGACGGTTAAAGAAGGCGATCGTGTTCTGTTCAACTCTTACGCTCCCGAAGAGATCAAATTGGGCGATGAAGAGTATCTGCTGATGCGCGAAAGCGACATCCTCGCTACCTTCTAA